The Nicotiana tabacum cultivar K326 chromosome 14, ASM71507v2, whole genome shotgun sequence genome contains a region encoding:
- the LOC142168676 gene encoding uncharacterized protein LOC142168676 → MEIPFQVTLSVPEYVNKYGVAGTPQYVWDQEEVLAGRIINKRAASAMLFCYDLENEGAVVQVKAHVSESGLPQYEFTEFHSGLKLGDVVGIVGLPGNRNRGGVTIYPRSFVVLSHRHHMLPLQRGAPLDTTKAALRVSQDASIVTTADHRAGKIEAEFYDKVVLEGSQNASIITTTDHRAGKFEAEFCDKILQEEIGCVKGLFGTTKALASNLDGKSFTSGGGEDGYVGVHPLDHDYFSCSAA, encoded by the exons ATGGAGATACCGTTCCAAGTGACTTTGTCCGTCCCTGAATATGTGAACAAATACGGAGTTGCAGGGACACCACAATATGTTTGGGATCAAGAGGAGGTGTTGGCTG GAAGGATAATAAACAAACGTGCGGCTTCTGCAATGCTGTTTTGCTATGATTTAGAGAATGAAGGTGCCGTCGTTCAAGTTAAGGCACATGTGAG CGAATCTGGGTTGCCTCAATACGAATTTACTGAATTTCATTCTGGTCTGAAGCTTGGAGATGTTGTTGGAATTGTTGGGCTTCCAg GAAACAGGAATAGGGGAGGGGTGACTATTTATCCCAGATCATTCGTAGTGTTATCTCATCGTCATCATATGTTGCCACTGCAAAGAGGTGCCCCGCTGGATACAACTAAG GCGGCTTTGCGAGTTAGTCAGGATGCTTCTATCGTCACAACTGCTGATCATCGTGCTGGAAAGATCGAGGCTGAATTCTATGACAAG GTGGTTTTGGAAGGCAGTCAGAATGCTTCTATTATCACAACTACTGATCATCGTGCTGGGAAGTTTGAGGCCGAATTCTGTGACAAG ATTCTTCAAGAAGAAATAGGATGTGTTAAAGGGCTTTTTGGAACAACAAAGGCTTTGGCTTCCAATCTTGATGGGAAAAG TTTCACAAGTGGCGGTGGTGAAGATGGATATGTGGGAGTGCATCCTCTTGACCATGATTACTTCAGCTGTTCAGCAGCATGA